One part of the Desulfovibrio sp. genome encodes these proteins:
- a CDS encoding ATP-binding cassette domain-containing protein produces MRNVSFDVRVGDIFMVMGGSGCGKSTLLRVLMGLKEPQQGQICYNGENFWAGTEESRSRIMRNTGVLFQGGALWSSMTLAENVGLPLQQYTDLSDEEIREQASLKLALAGLAGFEDYYPSEISGGMRKRAGLARALALDPQILFLDEPSAGLDPVSSRLLDDLILELRDSLGTTFVIVSHELASIFTIARNGIFLDAQSRTVTARGNPSEMVKDPTTDQSAMLFLTRGGKRENTEEGAEGAQAATSHKEQSR; encoded by the coding sequence ATGCGCAACGTGTCGTTTGACGTGCGCGTGGGCGATATTTTTATGGTCATGGGCGGTTCCGGCTGCGGCAAAAGTACCCTGCTGCGCGTGCTCATGGGCCTGAAAGAGCCACAGCAGGGGCAGATATGCTATAACGGCGAAAATTTCTGGGCAGGCACGGAAGAAAGCCGCAGCCGCATCATGCGCAACACCGGCGTGCTGTTTCAGGGCGGCGCGCTGTGGAGCTCCATGACGCTGGCAGAAAATGTGGGCCTGCCCCTGCAACAGTACACCGATCTTTCCGATGAGGAGATCAGGGAACAGGCTTCGCTCAAGCTGGCTCTGGCAGGGCTTGCCGGATTTGAGGACTACTATCCCTCGGAAATCAGCGGCGGCATGCGCAAACGCGCGGGTCTGGCGCGGGCGCTTGCCCTCGACCCCCAGATACTCTTTCTGGATGAACCCTCGGCCGGACTCGACCCCGTAAGCTCGCGCCTGCTTGACGACCTGATACTTGAACTGCGCGACAGCCTTGGCACAACGTTTGTCATTGTTTCGCACGAATTGGCGAGCATTTTTACCATTGCCCGCAACGGCATATTTCTCGACGCGCAAAGCAGAACCGTCACCGCCAGGGGCAACCCCAGCGAGATGGTCAAGGACCCCACCACAGACCAGAGCGCCATGCTCTTTCTGACCAGAGGCGGCAAGCGCGAAAACACTGAAGAAGGGGCCGAAGGCGCACAGGCGGCAACGTCACACAAGGAACAAAGCCGATGA